The following coding sequences are from one Ornithorhynchus anatinus isolate Pmale09 chromosome 11, mOrnAna1.pri.v4, whole genome shotgun sequence window:
- the LOC100083324 gene encoding corticotropin-releasing factor receptor 1 isoform X2, with the protein MNPAVHHSNVAWCRLVTAIYNYFHVTNFFWMFGEGCYLHTAIVLTYCADRLRRWMFLCLGWCVPVPIIVAWAIGKLYYDNEKCWFGKRAGVYTDYIYQGPMILVLLINFIFLFNIVRILMTKLRASTTSETIQYRKAVKATLVLLPLLGLTYMLFFVNPGEDEISRVTFIYFNSFLESFQGFFVSVFYCFLNSEVRSAVRKRWHRWQDKHSIRVRVARAMSIPTSPTRVSFHSIKQSTAV; encoded by the exons ATGAACCCTGCTGTCCACCACAGCAACGTG gcctggtGCCGCCTGGTCACTGCCATCTACAACTACTTCCATGTGACCAACTTCTTCTGGATGTTTGGAGAGGGCTGCTACCTGCACACCGCCATCGTGCTCACCTACTGTGCTGACCGCCTGCGCCGCTGGATGTTCCTGTGCCTCGGCTGGT GCGTCCCTGTTCCCATCATTGTGGCCTGGGCCATTGGGAAATTGTACTATGACAATGAGAA GTGCTGGTTCGGGAAGCGGGCTGGCGTGTACACAGATTATATCTACCAAGGGCCCATGATCCTCGTCCTGCTG ATCAACTTCATCTTCCTGTTCAATATCGTCCGGATCCTCATGACCAAACTCCGAGCATCCACTACATCAGAGACCATCCAGTACAG GAAAGCTGTGAAGGCCACCCTGgtgctcctgcccctcctgggtCTGACGTACATGCTCTTCTTCGTCAACCCAGGGGAAGATGAGATTTCCCGTGTCACCTTCATCTACTTCAATTCCTTCCTGGAGTCCTTCCAG ggCTTCTTTGTCTCCGTCTTCTACTGCTTCCTCAACAGCGAG GTCCGCTCGGCTGTCCGGAAGAGGTGGCATCGCTGGCAGGACAAACACTCAATCCGTGTCAGGGTGGCCCGCGCCATGTCCATCCCCACCTCGCCCACCCGTGTTAGCTTCCACAGCATCAAGCAGTCCACGGCTGTGTGA
- the LOC100083324 gene encoding corticotropin-releasing factor receptor 1 isoform X1: MGFRTRDPQHLVLKALLLCLGPVSATLQDHYCESLAPVGNTTGPQCNASVDLIGTCWPRSPAGQLVSRPCPAYFYGVRYNTTNHGYRECLTNGSWAPRVNYSQCQEILNEERRRSRLHYHVAVSINYLGHCVSLGTLLVAFALFLRLRSIRCLRNIIHWNLISAFILRNATWFVVQLTMNPAVHHSNVAWCRLVTAIYNYFHVTNFFWMFGEGCYLHTAIVLTYCADRLRRWMFLCLGWCVPVPIIVAWAIGKLYYDNEKCWFGKRAGVYTDYIYQGPMILVLLINFIFLFNIVRILMTKLRASTTSETIQYRKAVKATLVLLPLLGLTYMLFFVNPGEDEISRVTFIYFNSFLESFQGFFVSVFYCFLNSEVRSAVRKRWHRWQDKHSIRVRVARAMSIPTSPTRVSFHSIKQSTAV; encoded by the exons GCTCTGCTTCTGTGCCTTGGCCCTGTTTCAGCGACCCTTCAGGACCACTACTGTGAGAGCCTGGCCCCTGTGGGCAACACCACTG ggccccAGTGCAACGCCTCCGTGGACCTCATCGGGACATGCTGGCCCCGGAGCCCGGCTGGGCAGCTTGTGTCTCGACCCTGCCCTGCCTACTTCTACGGAGTCCGCTACAACACCACAA accatGGCTACCGAGAATGTCTCACCAACGGGAGCTGGGCCCCCCGCGTCAACTACTCTCAGTGTCAGGAGATCCTCAACGAAGAG aggcggaggagcagactGCATTACCACGTGGCTGTCAGCATCAACTACCTGGGCCATTGCGTGTCTCTGGGGACCCTGCTGGTTGCCTTCGCCCTGTTCCTGAGGCTCAG GAGCATCCGCTGCCTTCGCAACATCATCCACTGGAACCTGATCTCGGCCTTCATCCTTCGCAACGCCACCTGGTTCGTGGTGCAGCTGACCATGAACCCTGCTGTCCACCACAGCAACGTG gcctggtGCCGCCTGGTCACTGCCATCTACAACTACTTCCATGTGACCAACTTCTTCTGGATGTTTGGAGAGGGCTGCTACCTGCACACCGCCATCGTGCTCACCTACTGTGCTGACCGCCTGCGCCGCTGGATGTTCCTGTGCCTCGGCTGGT GCGTCCCTGTTCCCATCATTGTGGCCTGGGCCATTGGGAAATTGTACTATGACAATGAGAA GTGCTGGTTCGGGAAGCGGGCTGGCGTGTACACAGATTATATCTACCAAGGGCCCATGATCCTCGTCCTGCTG ATCAACTTCATCTTCCTGTTCAATATCGTCCGGATCCTCATGACCAAACTCCGAGCATCCACTACATCAGAGACCATCCAGTACAG GAAAGCTGTGAAGGCCACCCTGgtgctcctgcccctcctgggtCTGACGTACATGCTCTTCTTCGTCAACCCAGGGGAAGATGAGATTTCCCGTGTCACCTTCATCTACTTCAATTCCTTCCTGGAGTCCTTCCAG ggCTTCTTTGTCTCCGTCTTCTACTGCTTCCTCAACAGCGAG GTCCGCTCGGCTGTCCGGAAGAGGTGGCATCGCTGGCAGGACAAACACTCAATCCGTGTCAGGGTGGCCCGCGCCATGTCCATCCCCACCTCGCCCACCCGTGTTAGCTTCCACAGCATCAAGCAGTCCACGGCTGTGTGA